In a single window of the Podarcis raffonei isolate rPodRaf1 chromosome 14, rPodRaf1.pri, whole genome shotgun sequence genome:
- the BNC1 gene encoding zinc finger protein basonuclin-1: protein MSEAIRCTLVSCSCQCFKPGKINQRQCDQCRHGWVAHALSKLRIPNLYPTSQVEIVQSNVVFDISSLMLYGTQAVPVRLKILLDRLFSVLKQEEVIHILHALDWTLQDYIRGYVLQDAAGKVLDHWSIMTSEEELATLQQFLRFGETKSIVELMAIQEKEGQSIVIPTTAANMDIRAFIESCSQRSASLPASLDKMNPVNIHHFENVVNNMAFMLPFQFFSPVPPPLIGSPPERLLMEQSQDCSNELKQDVPMQFAENSFLTSESSFQGEKEVALTSPDIALKDDTSPSNLSSPGSITKPEMSQLSPESKIKSVDKNGFATRRGRVFCTACEKTFYDKGTLKIHYNAVHLKIKHKCTIEGCNMVFSSLRSRNRHSANPNPRLHMPMNRNNRDKDLRNGLAITGLEENKRTDFNILPPDSRSVSSYGSSCSDSKTQPGFHSTGQNGILFPNLRTVQPVLPFFRSPVTPAELANTPGTLPSLPLVSSSIPEPLVSNESPFDALPKKKSRKSSMPIKIETEAVDTPSATHEVASSEDDMPPRPVSDGPVEMGSSKIEKNPNHPMEKKSLSGTSQKSISEDGGPTYFKSIEPNSTCANADELHRPEKTAKPEQGKLLKVVSCENACKDSNQQRDVIKAVTEPHGYLKEQLNYRIPMNDCDELQHHLLSRGAFGTLSSRSVAVPGFEAFKDIDRVSQHAPLGLQREDSRFHCDICKKTFKNPYSVKMHFKNVHLKEMHICTVEGCNAAFPSRRSRDRHSSNLNLHHKLLTKDPLEIKNHHFNATYLLKDMAKEICPDDSLIGHVGQQTSVIFKGMNRTGSLVFPMSKMGEACPESYQYDLVNDGAVLDLSTTSSIKSEGSAHSSWDSDGDNEEGPGVLEDSDESCESPPLIPNEDLYQDCSLMEKTNESFSSIPSSLPITCHICQKSYSNKGTFRAHYKTVHLRQLHQCKVPGCNTMFSSVRSRNRHSQNPNLHKSLIRSTGSPQ, encoded by the exons ATGTCGGAG GCCATCCGTTGCACTCTGGTAAGCTGCAGCTGCCAGTGCTTCAAACCTGGGAAAATAAACCAGCGACAATGTGACCAGTGTCGGCATGGATGGGTAGCACATG ccTTAAGTAAGCTAAGGATCCCTAACCTATACCCCACAAGCCAAGTGGAAATAGTCCAGTCTAATGTGGTATTTGATATAAGCAGCCTCATGCTGTATGGAACTCAGGCAGTTCCTGTCCGTCTCAAAATTCTCTTAGATCGGCTTTTCAGTGTCCTGAAGCAAGAAGAAGTCATTCATATCCTCCATGCTCTGGACTGGACACTTCAAGACTACATACGTGGATATGTCTTACAG GATGCTGCAGGAAAGGTCCTGGACCACTGGAGTATCATGACCAGTGAAGAAGAACTGGCTACTTTGCAGCAATTTCTGCGCTTTGGCGAGACCAAGTCCATTGTGGAGTTAATGGCGATTCAGGAGAAAGAAGGGCAGTCCATCGTCATCCCCACAACCGCAGCCAATATGGATATTAGGGCATTCATTGAAAGCTGTAGTCAGAGGAGTGCAAGCCTCCCTGCTTCCTTGGACAAAATGAACCCTGTTAACATCCACCACTTTGAGAACGTTGTCAACAACATGGCCTTCATGTTGCCCTTTCAGTTTTTCAGTCCTGTCCCTCCGCCCCTCATAGGTTCACCCCCTGAGAGGCTTTTGATGGAGCAAAGTCAGGACTGCAGCAATGAACTCAAGCAAGATGTTCCTATGCAGTTTGCGGAAAACAGCTTCCTAACTTCCGAGTCTTCATTTCAAGGTGAAAAGGAGGTGGCCTTGACCAGCCCAGATATCGCTTTGAAGGACGACACTTCTCCAAGCAATTTAAGTTCGCCCGGCAGCATCACAAAGCCTGAAATGAGCCAGCTCTCCccggaaagtaaaataaaatctgtTGATAAAAACGGCTTCGCCACGAGGAGAGGGCGTGTTTTTTGTACAGCGTGCGAAAAGACCTTTTACGACAAAGGGACTCTGAAGATCCACTACAACGCTGTCCACCTGAAGATCAAACATAAATGTACCATTGAAGGATGCAACATGGTCTTTAGCTCCCTCCGGAGCCGAAATCGACACAGTGCCAACCCCAACCCTAGACTTCACATGCCAATGAACAGGAACAACCGGGATAAAGATCTGAGAAACGGGTTGGCCATCACCGGACTGGAAGAGAACAAACGGACGGACTTTAATATTTTGCCTCCCGACAGTAGATCCGTTTCCAGCTATGGAAGCTCTTGCAGCGATTCAAAGACACAGCCAGGTTTTCACAGTACTGGCCAAAATGGCATTCTCTTTCCAAACTTGAGGACCGTGCAGCCAGTTCTTCCATTCTTTCGCAGTCCGGTCACACCGGCTGAACTTGCAAATACTCCCGGCACCCTTCCTTCCCTACCTCTGGTTTCCTCGTCAATCCCTGAGCCGCTGGTTTCTAACGAATCGCCCTTTGACGCGCTGCCCAAGAAAAAATCCCGCAAGTCTAGCATGCCCATCAAGATAGAGACAGAAGCCGTTGATACCCCTAGCGCAACTCACGAAGTTGCCAGCTCGGAAGACGACATGCCTCCGCGGCCGGTAAGTGACGGGCCTGTTGAGATGGGCAGTTCTAAGatagaaaaaaacccaaaccacccAATGGAAAAGAAGTCCCTTTCAGGTACATCACAGAAATCCATTTCTGAAGATGGAGGGCCGACATATTTTAAATCTATTGAGCCAAATAGCACATGCGCCAACGCAGACGAATTGCATCGGCCTGAGAAAACAGCTAAGCCCGAACAAGGCAAATTGTTAAAGGTAGTTTCTTGTGAAAATGCCTGCAAAGATTCAAACCAGCAGCGCGATGTGATCAAAGCAGTGACAGAACCCCATGGCTATCTTAAAGAGCAACTGAATTACAGGATCCCAATGAACGACTGCGATGAATTGCAACACCACTTGCTGAGTAGGGGGGCGTTCGGCACACTGTCCAGTAGGAGTGTAGCCGTTCCTGGTTTCGAAGCTTTTAAAGATATAGATCGTGTGAGTCAACATGCGCCACTAGGGCTTCAGAGGGAAGACAGCCGTTTCCATTGTGACATCTGTAAGAAGACCTTTAAAAACCCCTACAGtgtgaaaatgcattttaaaaacgtACACCTAAAAGAAATGCATATTTGCACCGTGGAGGGTTGCAATGCTGCCTTTCCTTCTCGTAGAAGTCGAGACAG ACATAGCTCCAACCTAAACCTTCACCATAAGCTTTTGACCAAAGATCCCTTGGAAATCAAGAACCACCATTTCAATGCAACATACCTCTTGAAGGATATGGCGAAAGAGATTTGTCCGGACGACTCTTTGATAGGACACGTTGGGCAGCAAACTTCGGTCATCTTCAAAGGGATGAACAGGACTGGCAGCCTGGTTTTCCCAATGAGCAAGATGGGAGAGGCCTGCCCCGAGAGCTACCAGTATGACCTGGTAAACGATGGGGCCGTTCTGGATTTAAGCACGACGTCCAGCATCAAGTCGGAGGGCAGTGCTCATTCCTCTTGGGATTCTGACGGAGACAATGAAGAAGGTCCTGGGGTTTTGGAAGACAGTGACGAAAGCTGTGAAAGTCCACCTTTGATCCCGAATGAAGACCTCTACCAAGACTGTTCTCTGATGGAGAAGACTAACGAGAGTTTCTCAAGCATACCTTCCAGTTTGCCAATAACCTGCCACATATGCCAAAAAAGCTACAGTAATAAAGGAACTTTCAGGGCCCATTACAAAACAGTCCATCTCCGCCAGCTCCACCAATGCAAAGTCCCAGGTTGCAATACAATGTTTTCTTCTGTGCGCAGCAGAAACCGGCACAGTCAAAACCCCAATTTACACAAGAGCTTGATCAGGTCAACAGGTAGCCCCCAGTAA